DNA sequence from the Salminus brasiliensis chromosome 3, fSalBra1.hap2, whole genome shotgun sequence genome:
AGCCTGGCCAAGGCCACCACTTTCAGCCCGCTTCCACCCTCCACCACCCGGATGACGGCGCTGAGCTGCTCGCTGTTACCGACCCGGTTGAGCACCCAGTGGGCGAGTAGCCGCTTGCACGCCACATGGGCCACGAAGGTGCCGATGAGGACCCCGACCATGACGAGGCCCAGGCCGAGCACGAAGCCGTACAGGTAGCCGGCGGCCACGTTCAGCAAGATGTAGCCCCAGCCGCACGGGAAGGACACGGTGATGAGTCCGATCACGAAGAGTAACGCCCCCTCCAAGCCGTCCAGGCTCTCCACCCACAGCAGCAGGTCCTTCAGGTGCTGGCGGACCAGCGCCAACGACGAGAAGCACACGGCCGTCAGCAGGCACGCCAAGAGGGCGCTTTTGAAGCAACAGGTCGCCACGCAGCACGGGCTCCGCAGGTCAGCCGCCGAGTAGGAGGGCACGCCGGCCTCGACGCTCTGCAGCTCCGCCTCCGCCTTCCCTCCACCGGCGCTGCATATCAACAAGTCTATTTTATCGCATTCCAGCGACTCGGGGGTCTTCTGCAGCCAGCGGTTCAGCTGCATGTGACCCTTACCCGCGGCATGGCGCACCGACTTGGCCAGAAGCTGCACGGTGGCCCCCGCCAGGCTCCACATGTTGATCCCCGAGTCTGTCCGAGTTCTGGCGGCCCGTGAGCTTCAGTGCAGACACGGTGTAAACAGATGCCAGGGCGGCTCTCCCTCTCTCGGAACTCAACGCAGACGCGGAGCTGATTTGCTATAACCCGTATAACCCGTCCCACACAGGGCCGAGATAACCCACCCACGAAAAATGCAGTTTTGTGGGTTCTGTCGCGGGAAAACGATCTGTTTACCTCTCTAAAGCCTCCGGCAGCATCTCAGCCTCTCTGCCCCTGACAGCTCCACATCAGTCCTGCACTTCAAGGACTCGCGCTGCGCTTCGGTAATAAGCCCCCCACCCTCCTCCGGGCTCACAGCGCCCACCATGTTTACAAAAAGACCCCGAAAAACACCGATCCGTGCTCGACCAGGACCACCGCACACGCAGGATCGATCACACCGGTTCCGACTGAAAACAGGACCGACCCAGAAGCTGAACTTTTCCTCTGCACCTCAGTCCTGTGAGGCACGAATCTCGGCGATGCCCCCCGTTTGAGTTCAGATCCAGAAGCGCCGCTGCTGGTCCGGTCCTGCGGGTCATTCCGCTCCACCGAACCCCGCTACAGTGAGTGAAGGCTGCGGTGCTGCCGGGCTGGTCAGACAGTGGCGCTGACCCCTCGGTTTATGACCGCAAGGCAGCGATGCGCTCCAGACGCGCTCCGACCACAAAACGCACCACTGTTTGTTTCCCACAATGCCACGCGGTCGCGTCGCTACCGTGGGGGCACACGTGATCTTCTGTTTGTATCGCGAGAGGTGcacgaaaacacacacacacacacacgctcaggtTGGTATTGCTATATTTGTGAGGCCttttattgacttttgttgCACTGCAGCTGAAGAGGTGGTAATTATTACttgacatatatataaaatacagaaCAGTATTTTAACTATGAAAATTGCAAGCTAATTTGTCTtctatataactataaatagTTTAGTTATCAATGGATTTCTGCCTTGTGACACTTGAGGGGCAGTATGGCGACTGTGCCCAAactttacttgagtaaaagttaAAGTGTGAGgccaaaaataaattaaaaaaatttatattaatttatattgatttattttgttatatagaggtatttataaaaaatatctCTATATAACAAGTACAACAAATACATTAAACCGTCCTTTGTTTTTGGGGTGTGATCCGATGAGTAATTGGCAGTATCAGTCTTTACACAAGAacacactacactatatatcccaatgtttgtggacacctgttctATTAAATGCATggagctactttgagttgcgctcattgctgacacagtgcaaatgcacacacacacacacacacagcttgtctagtccctaaagAGAGGTATACTGCAAATAGAAAAGGACATGAAccagttggcaccatgcctaatgccaggcgtgggctagtgggatataaagccccccagcagtgagagctgtggagcagtggaactgtgtgtctctggaatgatggtgctctagcACCTCATTTTGGGATTAGTTCCCCATAGCAATTGAGgaatcttccctggacagtagagaccattcctccaacaacagcaggataaactcttatttgAAGAGCCCTGATTTTGGAAAAGAAAATAGTGAAagaacaagtgtcccaatacttttgttcatatagtgtatttgcatAGTCGTGTGATGCCACAAATAACACCACATTTGCATACAGTATATCTAACAAACAtaaagcagagctcatttacataatgccgctgtcacacaaaagaaTATTTATATTTGATTTTTTACCATAATTTGAACCTGTtagatgttctttacatttgatCAAATTTCCTGTTGAATGAGCCAATATAAATGATCCAAAATTAGAACATGGAATTTTTACAATGCATTACATAAGTTTACCCCTCTCCTGTCGAGCTGTAGTTTGGGTTATGCATGGCAGTGGCAAGATATCAGGTGTAaagtaaagttgctatttttaCTCATTAGTTTTTGGAGTGGTGGGATTTATTTTACACTATAGCCCCCTATAGAAATTTCACAGATGTTCAGGGTGGTGAAACTTAACAGTTAATTCTTAacagggttagatttaggtttagggttacaaTTTACAGTCACAGAGGAAATGAAATTAATTTCAGTAGCTGCTTAGTTGAATGTAAATACTATCCAAATAAATATTTGGTTTCACAGTAGCTCAGGATAAACTTGGGATACTTGGAAGTAGAAACTAGTCTCTACAGTCTAAGTCTTTTGTATAgtgatttgtatttgtttattgtatAATTATTGTACACTTTACAGCCTCTATTTATTGCCAGCTTGCCTGCTGTCATTTCAGGTTAAATGTAGCAGCACAGTGTCCTGAAGGAGCTATATTTCATTCACTGGAACGAGAAGGAATGATCATAAAGATTTTGACAATAAATCTACAGAGGTAAGTCGAGTTTGTATAAAGTTGTACGTTTTGTATAAATGTATTCAGCATGTCTCTTGCAATTGTACatacttaaaatattaaaatattaagtgGGAAGCTAGAAAGCAGAAATTTTAGATGTGTCCAGAATGATGACTGTACTCTACAATGACAGAGAAAACTGCACAGCTAAGATTTCTTCAAATTAGGAGAGGTTGTAAAATGATCATATATAACAGGCATATGTAGGATATGGGCCTTGTAAGTCCCAACATTAAAGAAGCATTTTGATATTCTCTTGCATTGCATCCTTTTTAGCATATAAGTCACTTATGTTAGTTTTGCATTACTTTGCGTCTCCACACGGTGGCACTGCATTCATGTTGTTTTCACCAGTTGGGCTTATTGGTGTATGCCTGCTGTAGGCCTAAGTACTGTTTATACTGCATGATTGAGGGTTTGAATCATTTCTAATGGCTTATCTTTAATGTAGTCATAAAATCTGCATATAAATATACTACTTTTTGGGGAAACTGCATGATGCGTTATAGGCAGTGCACACCTCATATGACTTAAATAAGGGCTTATGCGGGTTATGAGTTGAAGCAAGTTTGATATCTGCTCTGCTTGTTCCACTGAATATGCCTTTCAAACAAAATCACTGAATCTAATCTAAGAGTCTAAGGTCCAGCAACCTATAAATCTGTCTGTTAACAGTTCCACAATTGAGCTGTGAGTGGggccttaaaataacagcttcagattaatgttgatgctccactgactgtaatagggagaatggtaTTGCTGTTGATGCACAGCTAACTACAGtgtgtaactttggagaagtggCCAGACTAACACTTGCGAGAATTGCAAAATACTGcgtaacccaagtcatattcatgtaaaaacCTTATTCCCCCTGATTCTTTGACTTTCtgtgactgttctgtatctctcagcttctccagaaaagcgtgtcctttagggATGGCACGTGGCACTGTCTGTAGGAAGAAATACCAACAGCTCGTTGGGTTGCTTTAAtcttaaacttttaaaaaatgttatatttaCATCAGATCGTTTAAGCCCAGTCACAAATGGAGACTCCAGCTCTCTGCAAAGTACGCTCTTTGTGGTAACAAATGTGCAAATATAAGCCGTAAGGAAACATGGTTGtaatgtgttcatttgtttttattaatttataaaatTTTTTAATAGTTGATTGCATACCAACAGCAATGACAATTTCATTTGAttattaaaaatacttttttattcaCATCTGAATTTCGTCCTCACCACAATGTTGGTCTGACAGCTGTAAACCAACCCCTCCACTcttggcagtggtggctcagcggttacagcgccgggttatcgataacagggttgtgggttcgattcccgggctcggcaagctgccactgttgggcccttgagcaagaacctttaccctctctgctccccgggcgctggagttggctgcccaccgctctgggtgtgtgtgtactcactgcccctagtgcactagtgtgtgagtgtgtgttcactaccagatgggttaaatgcggaggacacatttcgctgtacagtgcacacaaATACACCTCGAGTGTCTGGGACAGGACTGCAGTCTAATAATCCTGGTGTTCTCAGTGCATATAATCAGTCTTACATTTGCATCACAGAGGAGGTGATTAGATGATTGTGACTGAGAGGCATCCAGTCTTCTATCAATCTAGTTGAGCAGTGACTAAATGTGCAGCACCCTTTTAGATCACCAGCActcttttgtgtttattttagttGCCCAGTTTAATGAAAGGAAAAATAAGAGAGACTCCTCTGCATTTACCCAATCAAATGATGTCCTAGAACATACATGTgtagtttagtactataaaaatgcttgtttttgtatttaaaaaatcttaaaaatcataaaatcatCATATTTAGtaatttgcatttttatgtaaatCACGTGGTCATTAGTTCAAGCGAAAACTACAGCTTATCAGCCTGAAACCTTGTCACTGTTGtcagggggcgtggctacaacTAAGTTCTCATAGCAACAGCCTCACCCGAACACACCAGAGTATTGACTTTTACATTGATCGTAAAGTGGGTTTCCATCgtgtgaaacagtgagaaaatAAAAGCCACGTTTGAAAGAAACGGGAGGTCTGGCAAGTGCGCTGCTCACGTGTCGCGCGCAATGAGGCGGGGACGCGCGCACAAGACCGGAGAACCTGTGGCTTGTGTGTCGCGCGCGCTGAGGCGGGGACGCGCATCCCCAAATCCAGACTACCACAGCTGTGGATGaacgggtgtgtgtgtgagagagagagagagagagagagagagagagagagagagagagcgtgggGGGGTTGTAGTGAGGACACCAGGTCTGTTAGCCTGCACCACTCTCCGCGACAGTGAGTTAAGATGGATTGCTCTGAAGAGGTGCAGTCACCCTCGGACGAAGCCAGCACTCCAGTGGAGTTAAAGAAGGGCATGTCCATATTTCTGGATGTAAGTAGAACCGCGGCGTGATGCCGGAGCAGCAGTCCACACACTTGGCTAACTGGGTTAACAGTGTTGGCTTATGGTAGCCAGCACAGGCTGTAGTGGTTTATCAGCTGCTGGTGATGAGATGGATGTTTTGGAGTTTATCTACACTATGATGGTTTGGTGGCTATTACTGCTAATActtacaataatattaataataataaaatcagcaTAAGCAAATTCTTATGAGAATGTGGATTTGACAGCCTGCTCTTATGAATGATGGATATATGAAATAAGTTGTGTCCATCCCTTCTGTAagatttaattcagttcagttcagttgtacagtacaaccaaacagAGTTAGACTAAAGCCtccagtgcagaataggtagggcATGCAATAGTGCAAGGAAACAATAGATAAAACACGAGACAGGATGCTTAGCCAGTATgtgcaaaaacaataaatacaattcaaccTGATGACAGGAAGATAAGCTTCAAACTTCACATTTCTGCTGTAGTCGAAGgacaaaattatgtttttttgatTTGAATGATGCTCTATAGAATTGAGATGGGTGATATGgcataaatataatatcatgATAGTTCAAGACAATATGCGATACCtttataaatacaatatttatttattttagacatATGAAATAGGTGTAGTTTTGGAATAGACAAAAAGGATGGTGAAACCAGTGGTGAAACGTAAGCAATATGGTTTTCACTCATTCATTAACCTGGACTAGTTATGCTGTCTTTGTAATGAATCATGAACATGCCATTATTCAGTATTGTAGATGTGCTGGCGATGTGCATTCCATTTTACAAAAGTATAATATGATATTAATAAGTATCAGCGTATTGCCTAGCCCTATGATAGAACTCACGCAAAAcc
Encoded proteins:
- the tmem64 gene encoding transmembrane protein 64, with the protein product MWSLAGATVQLLAKSVRHAAGKGHMQLNRWLQKTPESLECDKIDLLICSAGGGKAEAELQSVEAGVPSYSAADLRSPCCVATCCFKSALLACLLTAVCFSSLALVRQHLKDLLLWVESLDGLEGALLFVIGLITVSFPCGWGYILLNVAAGYLYGFVLGLGLVMVGVLIGTFVAHVACKRLLAHWVLNRVGNSEQLSAVIRVVEGGSGLKVVALARLTPIPFGLQNAVFSITDVSLPNYLVASSVGLLPTQLLNSYLGTTLRTMEDVIAEQSISGYFVFSLQIFISIGLMFYVVHRAQMELNAAIAACQMEMKTSHMNGSMANHSGSTYCSKRALAGGGINVV